A region from the Thermoplasmatales archaeon genome encodes:
- the aglD_1 gene encoding Glycosyltransferase AglD, with protein sequence MLIETMEHVQTNLVDPLLMKKFSIIIPAYNEDKRITPVLNSVVEFISSNLLPWQVIVSIDGEDGTEAIVRKYSILYPFIQLQKADGRNGKGGAIKRSLYYQSDYTILMDADNSVSFDSVVSALPLLKDHDLVILSRYNTRENRIPVIRRFLSWGFSTLSSLLLGIKVRDKQSGYKIFRTELFLNSIRNLSVTNAFFDAGVLYYVKKLGGKVIEVPVKYNHDNGSTFTPALLTIGMGVSLFAFAAVHSRFARFIPVVLKELYYQKFKWI encoded by the coding sequence ATGCTGATTGAGACCATGGAACATGTCCAGACGAATCTGGTTGACCCCTTATTAATGAAGAAGTTTTCCATAATAATACCTGCTTACAATGAGGATAAGCGGATCACTCCAGTGCTGAATTCCGTGGTTGAATTCATATCTTCCAATTTGCTGCCATGGCAAGTCATCGTTTCAATCGACGGTGAGGACGGTACAGAGGCAATTGTTAGAAAATATTCAATATTATACCCATTTATTCAGCTTCAAAAAGCTGATGGTAGGAATGGCAAGGGGGGAGCCATCAAGCGCTCACTCTATTATCAATCAGATTATACTATCCTGATGGATGCCGATAATAGTGTATCTTTTGATTCTGTTGTTTCAGCCTTGCCATTGCTTAAGGATCACGATCTTGTTATACTCTCAAGATACAATACCAGGGAGAACAGGATACCTGTTATAAGAAGATTCCTAAGTTGGGGATTTAGCACACTATCCAGTTTATTGCTCGGGATAAAGGTAAGAGACAAACAGAGCGGGTACAAGATATTCAGGACTGAACTATTTTTGAATTCAATAAGAAATCTATCGGTAACTAATGCCTTCTTTGATGCAGGTGTACTATATTACGTCAAGAAGCTGGGTGGTAAAGTTATTGAGGTCCCAGTTAAATACAATCATGATAACGGAAGCACATTCACACCTGCTCTTCTCACAATCGGAATGGGAGTATCGCTGTTCGCATTCGCTGCTGTGCATTCTAGATTCGCTCGTTTTATCCCCGTAGTTTTGAAAGAATTGTATTACCAGAAGTTTAAGTGGATATAG
- a CDS encoding Transposase, which produces MEELDKRISEIVRSTVKEFMESLLKGEIQAFIEQNNRQRNGYYERDIGTRYGKIDDLRVPRDRDNEFQTALFDRYQRNVGIDGLVVSMYSKGISTRKMAEILEELFHNKYSKSTISRITDITVPEIQKWLTRPLEKRYIAIFMDAMFFSLRRDTVQKECVIFAMGIRESGNYEILGFYMNPVENHIAYRNVLMGLHERGVEEPLLFIADGLPGIEEEIKQLYPRADFQLWTVHASRNFESHVRVQERNDIDSGLKSVFLSRSREEALDQFNMLKDKWSLKYPKPVYNMEKNLSILLKYYEYPGSIRRSKHSTNLIERMNKEIRRRIKIIDSLPTEESAMKIIYLRVAEINERWSLRTLR; this is translated from the coding sequence ATGGAAGAACTGGATAAAAGAATTTCTGAAATTGTGAGATCGACAGTGAAGGAGTTCATGGAATCTCTCCTTAAGGGAGAAATTCAGGCCTTTATTGAACAAAACAACAGACAGCGCAACGGATATTACGAACGCGACATTGGCACCAGATACGGAAAGATAGATGATCTCCGCGTACCCAGAGATCGGGACAATGAGTTCCAGACCGCCCTTTTTGACAGGTATCAGAGGAATGTTGGAATTGACGGCCTTGTTGTATCGATGTATTCAAAGGGCATATCCACAAGAAAGATGGCTGAGATTCTTGAGGAACTGTTCCACAATAAATACAGCAAATCAACAATCTCCCGGATCACCGACATCACTGTTCCTGAAATACAGAAATGGTTGACAAGGCCATTGGAGAAGAGGTACATTGCAATATTCATGGATGCAATGTTCTTCTCCCTCAGAAGGGATACGGTGCAGAAGGAGTGCGTGATATTTGCAATGGGAATAAGGGAATCCGGGAACTATGAGATACTCGGATTCTACATGAATCCTGTTGAGAACCATATCGCCTACCGGAATGTACTCATGGGCCTGCATGAAAGAGGTGTTGAAGAACCACTATTATTCATAGCAGACGGATTGCCGGGAATAGAGGAGGAGATCAAACAATTGTATCCAAGGGCTGATTTCCAGTTGTGGACGGTACATGCATCCAGGAATTTTGAATCCCATGTGAGGGTGCAGGAGAGGAATGATATCGATTCCGGTCTGAAGAGCGTATTCCTCTCCAGATCAAGAGAGGAAGCCCTTGATCAGTTCAATATGCTCAAGGATAAATGGTCCTTGAAGTATCCAAAGCCGGTGTACAATATGGAGAAGAATCTTTCCATATTGCTGAAATACTATGAATACCCTGGATCAATCAGGAGATCGAAACACTCTACCAATCTCATAGAAAGAATGAACAAGGAAATACGCAGGAGGATAAAGATCATTGACTCTCTCCCGACAGAGGAGAGTGCAATGAAGATAATCTATCTGAGAGTTGCGGAGATCAACGAGAGATGGTCTCTGAGAACATTGAGGTGA
- a CDS encoding Glycosyl transferases group 1, protein MTKAIAKEYNGLKVMGNDVIVITMNKDVPEFYKRYYENMDVDVLGGGQPSMSTDSVRASQIITVSGIRALDYVRSTIMVFKKLKIEESEIILFHEIAPAVLALPYLFISKRKYAIYLHDNSFMALSKTKSMCTLIKKRLSEIALKWLITRSAITLCVSPTLEVNIKERVGSGNVVCLPLGIDTAEELPQIDQRKDVITYSFWDRWRKPEIYLKVASLLPNNTKMIIAGRWHDVKYLNEFRQRIDDLKLAHKVILRPDIPEEEKNRMLSTSIAYVRFGFDEEGMPGGVLEALGFGCPVIVNKGLGALSYLENGKNGFIVESPEQAADVVVRLSKDRDLLEIFSRASYLCSKKHGWRDHNIQLNRFLSKT, encoded by the coding sequence ATGACAAAAGCCATTGCTAAGGAATATAATGGTCTCAAAGTAATGGGAAATGATGTTATCGTCATTACCATGAATAAGGACGTACCCGAGTTTTACAAGAGATATTATGAAAATATGGATGTCGATGTGTTAGGAGGAGGCCAACCTTCAATGTCAACCGATAGCGTCAGGGCGAGCCAAATTATCACGGTTTCCGGAATAAGAGCTTTGGATTACGTCCGTTCAACCATCATGGTATTTAAGAAACTCAAAATAGAGGAATCAGAAATAATTTTGTTCCATGAAATAGCTCCTGCTGTTCTCGCATTGCCTTACTTATTTATTTCCAAAAGAAAGTATGCTATCTATCTTCATGACAATTCTTTCATGGCTCTTTCAAAGACCAAATCAATGTGCACATTGATAAAGAAGAGGCTTTCTGAAATTGCTTTGAAGTGGCTAATAACAAGGTCTGCGATTACTTTGTGTGTTTCACCCACGCTTGAGGTAAATATAAAGGAAAGAGTAGGCAGTGGGAATGTAGTCTGCCTTCCGTTAGGAATTGACACTGCTGAAGAACTTCCGCAAATTGACCAAAGGAAAGATGTGATCACATACTCTTTCTGGGACCGCTGGAGGAAGCCGGAGATATACCTGAAAGTGGCCTCCTTATTACCGAATAATACAAAGATGATAATTGCAGGTAGATGGCATGATGTGAAATATCTGAATGAATTCAGACAAAGAATAGATGATTTAAAGTTGGCGCACAAGGTTATCCTTCGCCCTGATATTCCAGAAGAGGAGAAGAACAGGATGTTGTCCACCTCGATCGCCTATGTTAGATTCGGATTTGACGAGGAAGGTATGCCTGGTGGAGTCTTGGAAGCATTGGGTTTTGGTTGTCCCGTCATTGTTAATAAAGGCCTTGGTGCCTTATCGTATCTGGAAAATGGAAAGAACGGGTTTATTGTGGAATCTCCAGAGCAGGCTGCAGATGTCGTTGTAAGGTTAAGTAAGGATAGGGATCTGCTTGAAATATTTTCTCGCGCTTCTTATCTCTGTTCAAAAAAACATGGTTGGCGTGATCATAACATACAGCTTAACAGGTTTTTGTCGAAAACCTAG
- a CDS encoding UDP-D-galactose:(glucosyl)lipopolysaccharide-1,6-D-galactosyltransferase, with product MKIVIYANSFSPNTGGGERYNLDLANSLNAQGDEVTVITPVRSDSEEKFKFSVIRIPGNKVVSVWKLPKILKGISPDILHISGPTEIDFILPSLAKFLNIPVIMTYHADFPSKLGRLYNSMFGFFQFSIDTVIVQTQSDMNKLLSRMLLPKRIKKLTFNGIDTTMYRKLDDDHERDIDLVFVGRMDKEHSYKGHWNFLKILHKLAQDCGTDLRVYIVGGGEDFSRFREESSKIGIGIQFLKDACNEELIKLLNRAKYLILPSTSNSEGFGRIVLEAMYCGTIPIVSRYAGSHELVYERSCGHIIDPLKIEETSIIICKLIRNYCKESPELSSILRITETEEYSLHWVISRTRELYLEILRRRSDNKAR from the coding sequence ATGAAAATAGTGATTTATGCGAATTCATTCTCTCCAAACACTGGAGGAGGAGAAAGATACAATCTTGATCTAGCGAATTCTCTCAATGCACAGGGAGATGAGGTTACTGTAATAACACCTGTCAGGAGTGATTCTGAGGAAAAATTCAAATTCTCTGTGATTCGCATTCCCGGCAATAAGGTGGTATCTGTCTGGAAGCTGCCTAAGATCCTTAAGGGCATTTCACCTGATATACTCCACATTTCTGGTCCAACTGAAATTGACTTCATTCTTCCCAGTCTTGCCAAGTTTCTCAATATTCCCGTAATAATGACATATCATGCTGACTTTCCAAGTAAACTGGGTAGGCTTTATAATTCAATGTTTGGTTTTTTTCAATTTTCCATTGATACGGTTATTGTACAGACACAGTCAGATATGAACAAGCTACTTAGTCGAATGTTGTTGCCGAAGCGTATCAAAAAGTTAACATTCAACGGTATTGATACAACTATGTACAGAAAGTTGGATGACGATCATGAGAGAGACATTGATCTGGTCTTTGTTGGAAGAATGGACAAAGAGCACAGTTACAAAGGACACTGGAACTTTCTGAAAATATTGCATAAACTGGCTCAAGATTGCGGAACTGACCTTCGGGTTTACATTGTTGGAGGGGGTGAAGACTTCTCTCGATTCAGAGAAGAATCCAGCAAGATAGGAATAGGGATACAATTTTTAAAAGATGCCTGCAATGAAGAATTGATTAAACTTCTTAACAGGGCCAAGTACCTGATACTTCCTTCAACAAGTAACTCAGAAGGTTTTGGTAGGATTGTTCTGGAAGCAATGTATTGCGGCACCATACCTATCGTTTCTAGATATGCTGGTTCCCATGAGTTGGTCTACGAACGTTCGTGCGGCCACATAATTGATCCCTTGAAAATAGAAGAGACATCTATTATTATCTGTAAATTAATACGAAATTATTGTAAAGAGTCTCCTGAGTTGTCTTCCATACTGAGAATAACTGAAACCGAAGAATATTCGCTTCACTGGGTCATATCTAGAACAAGAGAACTATATCTTGAAATATTAAGGAGACGGTCAGACAATAAGGCAAGGTAA
- a CDS encoding putative membrane protein — MSRITDCTSHRGLSSTLISLLVVAIYTAVWSYFLIIQMETFNVGIFDYGVSYNLVWREAYMVSSYPSSVGYLPLYYTTKLISFLLVPYIWAFPSTYSLLILQSFIIAFSGFLLYLLANKLLKKPYMALLVQVAWVLYYPNSAANGYPFHYMTLFPLFYILGFYLFFKGKLGWAALSFSLSVMTDLLSPVIILLSIPVLLYSVKSFFGKISYKRRTILLFMGVLITFSVAILLVNYIVSGPAIYTGNVVSTTSEGTFLNVILTRLTATRVVNGLLYIFFLTFPLLFSVFIEYRFILPAIPSFLYYLVGYSGLVRFYYPMQYSSLASPILFIALIFVILRLIRFQRKATGLKEKWRGLIKSKRLVAFALVFVVLNASLFFIYSPISPGNQLMKTDFNNNPPANGGYGWYGSLSVSSYDQNLGHMISLVPNKASVLSGFNMPQFANRYYFTYPGQYNPANPIDYALNDPMSPWFTVSVRDTGSDFYNYNMMQLSNMFLQNSSYGVYAEAGGAILFKHDYTGNPVYYVPLNIGIPVRHTTANSYSTPNSLISPGIYNLNITSKGSMNGTLHFGNILISDLTGNSENVQFKVPLYVFSSFSLTLDSGNVMTIDLNESSPAVTIGSGYSYSAPTNVHTFQSNYTHFSNLISRISVKPDSFYYAYLINLTSYEDGYRVPVKLGNDSQVFSIDGKYPYVWNQVENTGKFEFGFRTENASFNIYLEDFNIVPEKWTYVVVTFNSGYAQIFVNSVIVFSGQIFPKGVQVGSGNILMIGGMHPFLHYNKTYPNSNPLNASIADFVISNATISYQATQSPQALLDQLGSNSGTAFADWVNGSGK; from the coding sequence ATGTCCCGAATAACTGATTGTACCTCTCATCGTGGTCTCTCCTCCACTTTGATCTCGTTGTTGGTTGTGGCAATATACACTGCTGTCTGGAGTTACTTCCTAATAATACAGATGGAAACTTTCAACGTTGGAATATTTGACTATGGAGTGAGCTACAATCTTGTATGGAGGGAGGCTTATATGGTTTCTTCTTACCCTTCAAGTGTTGGGTACCTTCCACTTTATTACACAACGAAGCTGATTAGTTTTCTTCTCGTTCCTTACATTTGGGCATTCCCTTCTACATACAGCTTGTTGATTTTGCAGAGTTTTATTATAGCTTTCTCAGGATTCCTCCTTTATTTGCTGGCAAATAAGTTGTTGAAGAAACCATACATGGCGCTTCTGGTACAGGTTGCATGGGTGTTGTACTATCCCAATTCAGCAGCCAATGGGTATCCATTCCATTATATGACGCTATTTCCTTTATTTTACATATTAGGCTTCTACCTATTCTTCAAGGGCAAGTTAGGTTGGGCTGCTCTTTCATTCTCATTATCAGTAATGACTGATCTCCTTTCTCCGGTGATAATTCTGCTCTCAATACCGGTTTTATTATATTCGGTTAAGTCTTTTTTTGGTAAAATTTCCTATAAACGCAGGACTATTCTATTATTTATGGGAGTTCTAATAACATTTTCCGTCGCCATTCTTCTAGTAAATTATATAGTCTCCGGACCTGCTATTTACACTGGGAATGTTGTTTCGACAACTTCCGAGGGAACCTTCCTGAACGTTATATTGACTAGGCTGACAGCGACTAGGGTTGTGAATGGCCTGTTGTATATCTTTTTCCTGACGTTCCCTCTTCTTTTTTCTGTTTTCATAGAATATCGATTCATACTACCTGCTATCCCCTCATTCCTATATTATTTGGTTGGATATTCTGGATTGGTAAGATTCTACTATCCAATGCAGTATTCCTCTCTTGCTTCCCCCATTCTTTTCATTGCATTAATTTTCGTTATTCTCAGGTTAATTAGATTTCAACGAAAAGCGACCGGTCTGAAGGAGAAATGGCGTGGCCTAATTAAGAGCAAACGCCTCGTTGCATTTGCCTTGGTATTTGTAGTATTGAACGCGTCTCTTTTTTTTATTTACTCCCCTATAAGTCCCGGAAATCAGTTGATGAAGACTGACTTCAATAACAATCCACCTGCAAATGGGGGGTACGGATGGTATGGAAGTCTTTCTGTGTCAAGTTATGATCAGAATCTTGGTCATATGATTTCTCTGGTACCAAATAAAGCCTCCGTACTTAGCGGCTTCAATATGCCACAATTTGCTAATAGATATTATTTCACGTACCCTGGGCAATATAATCCAGCCAATCCCATAGACTATGCCCTAAATGATCCGATGTCACCATGGTTCACGGTTTCTGTTAGGGACACAGGTTCGGATTTCTACAACTATAATATGATGCAGCTTTCGAACATGTTCCTTCAAAATTCGTCATACGGGGTCTATGCTGAAGCAGGTGGTGCAATCTTATTTAAACATGATTATACTGGCAACCCCGTATATTATGTACCCCTAAACATAGGCATACCGGTTAGGCATACGACTGCGAACAGTTATAGCACCCCAAATTCTCTGATTTCACCAGGAATTTACAACCTGAATATAACCTCTAAAGGAAGCATGAATGGTACCCTGCATTTCGGAAACATATTAATATCTGATCTAACTGGGAATAGCGAGAATGTTCAATTCAAGGTACCACTTTACGTATTTTCCTCTTTTTCCCTGACTCTTGACTCTGGAAACGTGATGACGATAGACCTCAATGAATCATCTCCAGCAGTGACTATTGGCAGCGGTTACTCATATAGTGCACCCACGAATGTTCACACATTTCAGTCAAATTACACCCATTTCTCAAACTTGATCAGCCGCATTTCAGTAAAACCTGACTCCTTTTACTATGCATATCTGATAAATCTCACTTCCTACGAGGATGGCTACAGAGTACCTGTCAAATTGGGTAATGATTCACAGGTATTCTCAATAGACGGAAAATATCCCTACGTGTGGAACCAGGTGGAAAATACAGGTAAGTTCGAATTCGGATTCAGGACAGAAAATGCGTCTTTTAACATTTACCTTGAGGACTTTAATATTGTTCCGGAAAAATGGACTTACGTTGTGGTAACATTCAACAGTGGGTACGCTCAAATTTTTGTTAACAGTGTGATCGTTTTCTCGGGACAGATTTTTCCCAAGGGGGTGCAGGTAGGAAGCGGAAATATTCTAATGATCGGCGGAATGCACCCATTCCTGCATTACAATAAGACTTATCCAAATTCGAATCCACTGAACGCTTCAATTGCTGATTTTGTCATTTCTAATGCTACGATATCCTATCAGGCAACGCAAAGTCCACAGGCATTGTTGGATCAACTGGGTTCGAATTCTGGTACAGCTTTCGCAGATTGGGTTAACGGGAGTGGAAAGTGA